A genomic stretch from Vibrio algarum includes:
- a CDS encoding YcbK family protein, translating into MPINTVDRRQFLRFATGSVALATLYPTGALASAIESNPISKKNKVLAFNNLHTGEKLQTQFYSNNKFIDSELNKIYHIFRDFRQNEIHQIDTHLLSQLDSIQSLLNTDAEVQIISGYRSPLTNEQLRSNSSGVAKKSFHMLGQAMDFRLDGVPLDEVRDAARILKAGGVGYYPNSNFVHIDSGPVRSW; encoded by the coding sequence ATGCCAATTAATACAGTAGACCGCCGACAGTTTTTACGCTTTGCCACCGGTAGCGTAGCCCTTGCCACTCTCTATCCTACAGGAGCATTAGCATCAGCTATTGAAAGTAACCCTATCAGTAAAAAGAACAAGGTTTTGGCATTTAATAATCTTCATACTGGAGAGAAGCTCCAAACTCAGTTTTATTCTAATAATAAATTTATCGATTCCGAATTGAATAAAATTTATCATATATTCCGAGACTTTAGGCAAAATGAAATTCATCAAATTGACACGCACCTTTTGAGTCAACTTGATTCTATTCAATCCTTGTTAAACACGGATGCCGAAGTTCAAATAATTTCTGGGTACCGCTCTCCATTAACGAATGAACAATTGCGATCTAACTCCTCTGGTGTGGCAAAAAAGAGCTTCCATATGTTAGGGCAGGCAATGGATTTCCGTTTAGATGGTGTTCCGTTGGATGAAGTTCGTGATGCCGCTAGAATACTCAAAGCCGGTGGCGTTGGTTATTATCCAAATAGTAATTTCGTTCATATTGATTCAGGGCCTGTTCGTTCTTGGTAA
- a CDS encoding MarR family transcriptional regulator yields MRLAHKRKVQMKLQKRVKSVLSATAEKPVQKKIVKKDEAPAKKVAAPSASTTVSLTPKQQQVLDIVLKNPEGINSKNIGLEAGQEAAKAASWATGALKKLLEENIVQKEQLEGNKVQYKAN; encoded by the coding sequence ATGAGACTCGCTCATAAACGTAAAGTGCAAATGAAATTGCAAAAACGTGTTAAATCTGTTTTGTCTGCTACTGCAGAAAAACCAGTACAGAAAAAAATAGTTAAAAAAGACGAAGCTCCAGCAAAGAAAGTGGCTGCGCCTAGTGCTTCAACAACGGTATCCTTAACGCCAAAGCAACAGCAGGTTCTTGATATTGTTTTGAAAAACCCTGAAGGAATCAATAGCAAAAATATCGGTCTTGAAGCTGGTCAAGAAGCGGCGAAGGCGGCATCTTGGGCTACAGGGGCATTGAAGAAGCTATTAGAAGAAAATATTGTTCAGAAAGAACAGCTCGAAGGTAACAAGGTTCAATATAAAGCAAACTAA
- the nrfF gene encoding heme lyase NrfEFG subunit NrfF codes for MKKILFLVVSVLSLQLIPFSGIAANNDAPVIFYDNNKDVAIKAELFEFDSEQQRQEAVRLAKSLRCPQCQNQNLVESNSPVAKDLRLKVYQMVKEGQSDDEIVEFMTHRFGDFVLYDPALSTRTIVLWFFPVLLLVLGLFLAFNMVKPKRNIDDNTD; via the coding sequence ATGAAAAAAATATTGTTCTTGGTAGTGTCAGTGTTATCACTTCAATTGATTCCCTTTAGTGGGATCGCTGCAAACAATGATGCGCCTGTTATTTTCTACGACAACAATAAAGACGTTGCAATAAAGGCAGAACTATTCGAATTTGATTCTGAGCAACAGCGGCAAGAAGCGGTCAGGCTTGCAAAAAGTCTCCGTTGCCCTCAATGCCAAAATCAAAATTTAGTTGAGTCTAACTCACCAGTGGCAAAAGATTTACGGCTCAAAGTGTACCAAATGGTCAAGGAAGGCCAGAGTGATGATGAGATAGTAGAGTTTATGACTCATCGTTTTGGTGACTTTGTTCTTTATGATCCAGCATTATCTACTCGCACCATCGTCCTATGGTTCTTTCCGGTTCTTTTATTAGTTTTAGGGCTGTTTCTTGCTTTTAACATGGTAAAACCTAAACGAAATATCGATGACAACACTGATTAA
- a CDS encoding DsbE family thiol:disulfide interchange protein, with product MRQVKLLVLIAILMTVFSILYYGLNNGKTELNNSMMNEPVPSFRLSSLSEDKILDESLFVGEQHTLLNVWASWCAACKIEHPFLVELSVSGIDIVGLNYRDVRQDAKKVIAQDGNPYSEIVFDPNGELALDLGVLGAPETFVIDNKGMILKRVSGVIDAEVWENQLVTYFQP from the coding sequence ATGCGACAAGTTAAGCTTCTGGTACTCATCGCTATATTGATGACCGTATTTAGTATCCTTTATTATGGGTTAAACAACGGTAAAACTGAGCTGAATAATTCGATGATGAATGAACCGGTTCCAAGCTTTCGATTATCTTCGTTATCGGAGGACAAAATACTTGATGAATCATTATTTGTTGGTGAGCAACATACATTGCTTAATGTATGGGCTTCATGGTGTGCAGCATGCAAAATAGAGCATCCATTTCTTGTTGAGCTATCTGTTTCTGGTATCGATATAGTGGGTCTCAATTATAGAGACGTTCGCCAGGATGCAAAAAAGGTTATTGCTCAAGACGGAAACCCTTATTCTGAGATAGTGTTCGACCCAAATGGTGAGTTGGCTCTAGATCTTGGCGTGTTAGGGGCTCCAGAGACCTTTGTAATAGATAATAAAGGGATGATTCTCAAGAGAGTGAGTGGCGTAATTGATGCGGAGGTTTGGGAAAACCAACTCGTTACCTATTTTCAACCATAA
- a CDS encoding heme lyase CcmF/NrfE family subunit, which yields MYSDIGQFSLLIVAISSLFSLLYVPSQWLMKKEVPLGTLLSLVHVGLLFSLTSIIALALAFINDDFSLLYVAAHSNTQLPIFFKGAAVWGGHEGSLLFWVITLAIWNSAIALNYKKLPDDYLTTVLLVSSSLVCAFSFFTLFASNPFEVNAVFPEEGRDLNPMLQDIALIFHPPLLYIGYIGFASSFSLALAALWQKELPFDWLALSRKFALVAWTFLTAGILLGAWWAYYELGWGGWWFWDPVENASLLPWLTGTALVHSLVISHQEKSLMKWSYGLSFITFSLSILGTFVVRSGIITSVHAFAVDPTRGVVLIAMLIILVLVGFGSQIFRSDDIESKPIQSFTSRRFLFLLSNGLFTIAMITVLLGTFYPMIFQIFGLGKISVGAPYFNTLFAPLTFLALILMSAASLLKGGRNVKKLSAIFGVFALLIGFVLYRVQYESIQPMVLSTWTLCTFVLISMMYRFYGVKSVRNKITMLPMLLAHGGIVLACIGASMNAHHSVETSAKMGVGDSVKFERFYLVFESQNLFVGPNYTAEQVLLRINDHQSVIPERRHYQVRVMNMTEPGIKSYWHGDLYVTLGEKLHDGSFAVRIQYKAYIQWIWFGGLMMVFGGIVSLVLKRKHQRIELKGRVNATS from the coding sequence ATGTATTCAGATATCGGTCAGTTTTCACTTCTTATTGTTGCTATTAGTTCTCTTTTTTCTTTGCTTTATGTCCCTAGTCAGTGGTTAATGAAAAAAGAAGTTCCTCTTGGAACTCTACTTTCATTGGTTCATGTTGGCCTTTTATTCTCATTAACCTCTATAATTGCTTTGGCGTTAGCGTTTATTAATGACGATTTTTCACTACTTTATGTTGCAGCCCACTCTAATACACAACTTCCTATTTTCTTTAAGGGCGCTGCAGTTTGGGGAGGCCATGAAGGATCACTGTTATTTTGGGTTATCACGCTAGCAATCTGGAATTCAGCTATAGCACTTAACTATAAAAAATTACCGGATGATTACTTAACCACGGTGCTTTTGGTTTCTTCCTCGCTTGTTTGTGCGTTTTCATTTTTCACTTTATTCGCGTCTAACCCGTTTGAAGTTAATGCAGTATTCCCAGAGGAAGGCAGAGACTTAAATCCGATGCTTCAAGATATTGCACTTATCTTTCATCCTCCTTTGTTGTATATCGGTTATATCGGCTTTGCGTCGAGTTTTTCTCTTGCACTAGCAGCGCTTTGGCAAAAAGAGCTTCCGTTCGATTGGTTAGCATTAAGTAGAAAGTTTGCGTTGGTCGCTTGGACATTTTTAACAGCTGGTATTTTACTTGGCGCTTGGTGGGCTTATTACGAATTAGGTTGGGGTGGTTGGTGGTTCTGGGACCCAGTAGAAAATGCCTCTCTTTTACCTTGGTTAACTGGCACAGCTTTGGTTCATAGCCTAGTGATTAGCCATCAGGAAAAGAGTTTAATGAAATGGAGCTACGGGCTTTCGTTCATTACTTTTTCTCTAAGCATTCTTGGTACATTTGTCGTTCGTTCTGGCATTATTACATCCGTACATGCTTTCGCCGTCGATCCTACTCGTGGCGTTGTATTGATAGCTATGCTCATTATTTTGGTTTTGGTTGGTTTTGGCAGTCAGATTTTTAGAAGCGATGATATCGAATCTAAGCCAATTCAAAGTTTCACAAGCCGCCGTTTTCTTTTCTTACTAAGTAATGGATTATTTACTATAGCAATGATCACTGTGTTGCTTGGCACCTTCTATCCTATGATTTTCCAAATATTTGGCTTAGGGAAAATTTCTGTAGGGGCACCATACTTTAATACGCTTTTTGCTCCCCTTACCTTTTTGGCTTTGATTTTAATGAGTGCTGCCAGCCTATTAAAAGGTGGCAGGAATGTTAAAAAATTAAGTGCTATTTTTGGTGTGTTCGCTCTGTTGATTGGTTTCGTATTGTATCGTGTTCAGTACGAGTCAATACAACCCATGGTTCTATCTACGTGGACTTTGTGTACGTTCGTTTTAATTAGCATGATGTATCGATTTTACGGGGTAAAATCTGTCAGAAATAAAATAACGATGTTACCGATGCTTTTGGCACATGGAGGCATAGTATTAGCGTGTATTGGTGCAAGTATGAATGCTCATCACTCTGTTGAAACCAGTGCCAAAATGGGTGTTGGAGACAGTGTGAAGTTTGAGCGATTTTATTTGGTTTTTGAAAGTCAGAACTTGTTTGTCGGGCCAAATTATACAGCAGAGCAAGTACTATTACGTATTAACGATCATCAATCGGTTATTCCTGAAAGAAGGCATTATCAAGTCCGTGTAATGAACATGACCGAGCCGGGAATTAAAAGCTATTGGCATGGAGATTTGTACGTAACGCTAGGGGAAAAACTACATGATGGGTCTTTTGCTGTTCGCATACAGTATAAGGCTTACATACAGTGGATATGGTTTGGCGGACTAATGATGGTATTTGGCGGTATTGTTTCACTGGTTTTAAAGCGTAAACACCAACGCATAGAATTAAAGGGAAGGGTTAATGCGACAAGTTAA
- a CDS encoding MBL fold metallo-hydrolase has protein sequence MSLKYQIVPVTSFAQNCSIVWCDETMKGVVIDPGGDVKQLEMLIQELNVEIVNILLTHGHLDHVGGTQPLAAGLNVAVIGPHKADNFWLQGLEGQSKMFGFPLTEAFEPQQWLVDGDVVKFGNQEMAVYHTPGHTPGHVVFYSKDAQLTFVGDVLFAGGIGRTDFPQGDHATLIASIKSKLWPLGNDVEFVPGHGPMSTFGRERRTNPFVADEMPLY, from the coding sequence ATGAGTCTTAAATATCAAATTGTCCCTGTTACCTCCTTCGCGCAAAACTGTTCAATTGTCTGGTGTGATGAAACCATGAAAGGAGTTGTCATTGATCCCGGTGGCGACGTGAAGCAACTGGAAATGTTGATTCAAGAATTAAACGTAGAAATCGTAAATATACTGCTGACTCATGGACATTTAGATCATGTGGGCGGTACGCAACCTTTAGCTGCAGGATTGAACGTCGCAGTAATTGGTCCTCATAAGGCCGATAATTTCTGGCTACAAGGGTTGGAAGGGCAGAGTAAAATGTTTGGCTTCCCATTAACGGAAGCTTTCGAACCGCAACAGTGGTTGGTTGACGGTGATGTAGTTAAGTTTGGTAATCAGGAAATGGCGGTTTATCATACGCCCGGACATACACCCGGTCATGTCGTCTTTTATAGCAAAGACGCACAACTTACCTTTGTAGGTGATGTTTTGTTTGCCGGAGGAATTGGCCGTACTGATTTTCCTCAGGGTGATCACGCTACGCTGATCGCATCGATTAAGTCTAAGTTATGGCCACTAGGCAATGATGTTGAGTTTGTACCAGGGCATGGACCTATGTCTACATTTGGTAGAGAGAGAAGAACCAATCCATTTGTTGCTGACGAAATGCCATTATATTAA
- a CDS encoding L,D-transpeptidase family protein, whose protein sequence is MISRFFLILTMSVAPLSFAQDDLYHFNWAHLDQEVASTVTYSDAVNEIYAQRKFQLIWHEPKTSQSLEALLTIITYAEISDFFSARLLVLRKLRDDGLWYEYDVVATDTLLNFVNYTNLVRENGFDWYYGGRVELPQIPLNSYVVNDFIRTVEKSALVEYVTALNGTPEQMDVVIDAIALLTEAMESGLPKYAQAGIIRPGDGIYNKKQLFDRLKVVGIDVDAVQLDSMEYDKPLIKAVKQFQKMHGLKVDGIIGKETLFWVNMPLEQRLRMIALNTERSRLMPKDLNNTVIVNLPSFHLYYWYQGKPEFSSKVIVGKKKRKTPLLRVKMDTLIMNPSWNVPNKLVREDIIPLIKKDEGYLERMNMKIVKNWSTKEIVDPSTIDWQTLDPDTFSYNMTQAPGKRNALGAFKFNTPNARAIYLHDTPSKYLFNKTSRAYSSGCIRVQYADKFAQTLMKVQGIEPPKQSTTEDLTMHRVALKRHIPVHILYQTAWIKNGLVQYRKDIYGYDYRASDLNLTKN, encoded by the coding sequence ATGATTAGTCGTTTTTTCTTAATACTTACAATGAGTGTTGCTCCCCTCTCTTTTGCACAAGATGATCTGTATCATTTTAACTGGGCACATCTTGACCAAGAGGTAGCCTCAACGGTAACTTATTCTGATGCAGTGAATGAGATATACGCACAGCGTAAATTTCAACTTATCTGGCATGAACCAAAAACTTCCCAATCTTTAGAAGCATTGTTAACCATAATAACCTACGCAGAAATTAGCGACTTTTTCTCAGCACGATTATTGGTGCTGAGAAAATTAAGAGATGATGGCCTTTGGTATGAATATGATGTCGTAGCGACCGATACGTTGTTGAACTTTGTCAATTACACAAACTTAGTTAGAGAAAACGGTTTTGACTGGTATTACGGAGGTAGAGTTGAGTTGCCACAGATTCCTCTGAATAGTTACGTCGTTAACGATTTTATTAGAACCGTTGAAAAAAGCGCTCTTGTTGAATACGTAACTGCTTTAAATGGTACTCCTGAACAGATGGATGTTGTAATTGATGCCATAGCTCTACTTACAGAAGCTATGGAGTCGGGGTTACCTAAATACGCTCAGGCTGGAATAATCAGACCCGGTGATGGCATATACAATAAAAAGCAATTGTTCGATCGCTTAAAAGTCGTTGGTATAGACGTAGACGCTGTTCAATTAGATTCAATGGAGTATGACAAGCCGCTTATTAAGGCTGTTAAACAATTTCAGAAAATGCATGGCTTAAAAGTCGATGGGATTATAGGTAAAGAGACTTTATTCTGGGTTAATATGCCGTTAGAGCAACGTTTACGTATGATTGCTCTTAATACTGAACGCTCAAGACTCATGCCTAAGGATTTAAATAATACGGTCATCGTAAATTTACCGAGTTTCCATCTATATTACTGGTATCAGGGTAAACCTGAATTTTCTTCAAAAGTAATTGTAGGCAAGAAGAAAAGGAAAACGCCATTGCTCCGAGTGAAAATGGATACATTAATCATGAATCCTTCATGGAATGTACCTAATAAATTGGTACGAGAAGATATTATTCCTCTGATTAAAAAAGATGAGGGTTATCTTGAAAGAATGAATATGAAAATTGTCAAAAATTGGAGTACTAAAGAAATAGTAGACCCTTCCACAATTGATTGGCAAACTCTGGACCCAGATACTTTTTCCTATAATATGACCCAAGCTCCAGGGAAAAGAAATGCATTAGGCGCATTTAAGTTTAATACGCCAAACGCTAGAGCAATTTATCTCCACGACACACCTTCAAAATATCTCTTTAACAAAACATCACGCGCTTATAGCTCTGGTTGTATTAGGGTTCAGTATGCGGACAAGTTTGCCCAAACTTTGATGAAAGTGCAGGGTATTGAGCCGCCTAAGCAGTCTACTACTGAAGATCTTACAATGCATCGAGTTGCGCTCAAAAGACATATACCCGTTCATATACTTTATCAAACAGCATGGATAAAAAATGGACTTGTACAATATCGAAAAGATATCTATGGATACGACTATCGAGCTTCAGATCTAAATCTAACAAAAAACTGA